From a region of the Natranaerovirga pectinivora genome:
- the rseP gene encoding RIP metalloprotease RseP, whose amino-acid sequence MDKKNIMRLVILLALIFLVPNQIIVAFLIFTLVVLVHEFGHFIVARKNGIFVEEFAIGMGPKVIGVKGKETLYSIRLLPLGGFCKMLGEDDEVEDERAFNKKSVLARMATIGAGPFFNFILAFIASLLVVGIFGFTDTTVYDVEPNAPAGIAGVQPGDTIVRINNKSVNTRNEINLFITVEQGRALDFQLERDGQLYNTTIQPVQVDTNVFLIGITMQSQRGNLLEVLQYGVYEFRYWVRYISASLRMIFTGNVGREDVAGPVGLVNFVSEGYQAGVQGGALNAIYVLLFFIILISFNLGVMNLLPIPALDGGRLIFLILEGIRGKPINRDKEGFIHFIGFAFLMVLMVFLLFNDIHNIRTR is encoded by the coding sequence ATGGATAAAAAAAATATTATGAGATTAGTGATATTATTAGCTTTAATATTTTTAGTACCAAATCAAATTATAGTGGCATTTTTAATATTTACATTGGTAGTTTTAGTGCATGAATTTGGTCACTTTATCGTTGCTAGAAAAAATGGTATTTTTGTAGAAGAATTTGCAATTGGTATGGGTCCTAAAGTGATTGGTGTTAAAGGAAAAGAAACTTTGTACTCTATAAGACTTCTTCCATTAGGTGGATTTTGTAAAATGCTTGGAGAAGATGATGAAGTCGAAGATGAAAGAGCATTTAATAAAAAATCTGTTTTAGCAAGAATGGCAACGATTGGCGCAGGCCCATTTTTTAATTTTATACTTGCATTTATAGCATCTTTATTGGTGGTAGGCATCTTTGGATTCACAGACACAACAGTTTATGATGTTGAGCCTAATGCGCCTGCCGGTATTGCAGGTGTTCAACCAGGAGATACAATTGTTAGAATAAATAATAAAAGTGTCAACACAAGAAATGAGATTAATTTGTTTATTACTGTGGAACAAGGAAGAGCTCTTGATTTTCAATTGGAAAGAGATGGTCAATTATATAACACAACTATTCAGCCTGTCCAAGTAGATACCAATGTCTTTTTAATTGGTATTACGATGCAATCTCAAAGAGGGAATTTACTAGAAGTTCTTCAATATGGTGTTTATGAATTTAGATATTGGGTTAGATATATAAGTGCTTCACTAAGAATGATTTTTACTGGGAATGTAGGTAGAGAAGACGTTGCTGGACCTGTTGGTCTTGTGAATTTTGTTAGTGAAGGATATCAAGCTGGTGTTCAAGGTGGTGCATTAAATGCCATATATGTATTACTATTCTTTATTATACTTATTAGTTTTAACCTAGGGGTTATGAATTTGCTTCCTATTCCTGCTCTTGATGGGGGAAGGCTTATATTTTTAATTCTAGAAGGCATTAGAGGAAAACCGATTAATAGAGATAAAGAAGGTTTTATACATTTTATAGGATTTGCCTTCTTAATGGTTTTAATGGTGTTTTTATTATTTAATGATATCCATAATATAAGAACACGATAA
- a CDS encoding 1-deoxy-D-xylulose-5-phosphate reductoisomerase, with amino-acid sequence MNKITILGSTGSIGTQTLEVVDKNTDLKVVALSTYQNIDLLEQQIYRYKPKKVCVMIEDKANELKRRLVMSDVQIVSGIEGLIEIATLDEVDSVITALVGMIGIKPTIEAIRARKKIALANKETLVTAGSIIMPLAKEYDVPIIPIDSEHCAIFQCLNGEDKNTVDKMILTASGGPFRGKSIEELKKVTLEDALNHPNWSMGKKISVDSATLMNKGLEVIEAKWLFDIEIEKIDVVIHPQSIIHSMVEYIDGSIIAQLGEPDMRIPIQYALYHPLRRDIKHKATNLLKLGQLTFEEPDYNTFKCLNLAYESIKIGGTMPTVLNAANEYAVNKFLNNKIAFLDIPVEVEYAMEKHCTINNPTLEDILETEKWTQEILESR; translated from the coding sequence ATGAATAAAATCACAATACTTGGATCAACAGGTTCAATTGGAACCCAAACTTTAGAAGTGGTAGATAAAAATACTGATTTAAAGGTAGTAGCATTATCGACTTATCAAAATATTGATTTGTTAGAACAACAAATATACAGATATAAACCTAAAAAAGTTTGTGTTATGATTGAAGATAAAGCAAATGAATTAAAAAGAAGATTAGTAATGAGTGATGTACAGATAGTTTCTGGTATAGAAGGGCTAATAGAAATAGCCACTTTAGATGAGGTGGATTCAGTAATCACTGCCTTAGTTGGTATGATCGGCATAAAACCAACAATAGAAGCTATTAGAGCCAGAAAAAAAATAGCATTAGCAAATAAGGAAACCTTAGTTACTGCGGGCAGTATCATTATGCCTTTGGCAAAAGAATATGATGTTCCAATTATTCCAATAGATAGTGAACATTGTGCTATATTTCAATGCCTAAATGGGGAAGATAAAAATACAGTAGATAAAATGATACTTACTGCATCTGGAGGTCCATTTAGAGGGAAGTCCATAGAAGAGCTGAAAAAAGTCACACTAGAAGACGCACTAAATCATCCCAATTGGTCAATGGGTAAAAAAATTTCAGTAGATTCTGCAACTTTAATGAACAAAGGTTTAGAAGTTATAGAGGCGAAGTGGTTATTCGACATTGAAATTGAAAAAATCGATGTTGTTATTCATCCCCAAAGCATTATTCACTCTATGGTTGAGTACATAGATGGTTCAATTATAGCACAATTAGGGGAACCTGATATGAGAATCCCTATTCAGTATGCCTTGTATCATCCACTTAGGAGAGATATAAAACATAAAGCAACCAATCTATTAAAATTAGGGCAATTAACTTTTGAAGAACCAGATTACAATACTTTTAAATGTTTGAATTTAGCATACGAATCTATAAAAATTGGTGGGACAATGCCGACAGTTTTAAATGCAGCTAATGAATATGCTGTAAATAAATTTCTAAACAATAAAATTGCTTTTTTAGATATTCCAGTAGAAGTTGAATATGCTATGGAAAAACACTGTACAATTAATAATCCAACTCTTGAAGATATATTAGAAACAGAAAAATGGACACAAGAAATATTAGAAAGCAGGTGA
- a CDS encoding phosphatidate cytidylyltransferase, whose protein sequence is MKIRLLSSIIGFPIALFIVIYGDLLLLTSISIIAFIGLVEIFRAFNVKSMSVKVIGYFTHFIYFIILAYNQNTYMTYLISFYLLCLLILFVLQYPKFEINTILYVFFSFFYVSFLFSHIYLVRNIPEYGIWLVWLIFISAWGSDTFAYATGLTIGKNLLAPELSPKKTKEGAIGGVVGATLLACIFGYFFTVINDLNSVYIVLFAIVAGIASILSQIGDLAASAIKRKVQIKDFGNLIPGHGGILDRFDSIIFTAPFVYYVVTIFIN, encoded by the coding sequence ATGAAAATACGATTATTAAGTTCAATAATAGGGTTCCCAATAGCTTTATTTATAGTTATATACGGAGATTTACTTTTATTAACATCCATATCAATAATTGCCTTTATAGGTCTAGTAGAAATATTTAGAGCCTTTAATGTTAAAAGTATGAGTGTTAAAGTAATTGGTTATTTTACACATTTTATTTATTTTATAATACTTGCATATAATCAAAATACTTATATGACATATTTAATAAGTTTTTACTTACTGTGCTTACTAATCCTATTTGTACTCCAATATCCAAAATTTGAAATAAATACCATTTTATATGTATTTTTTAGCTTTTTTTATGTATCTTTTTTATTTTCCCATATCTATTTAGTGCGTAATATTCCTGAGTATGGTATTTGGTTGGTTTGGTTAATTTTTATATCTGCTTGGGGAAGTGATACTTTTGCTTATGCTACAGGATTAACCATTGGGAAAAACTTATTAGCGCCAGAGTTAAGTCCGAAAAAAACAAAGGAAGGTGCCATAGGTGGTGTTGTGGGAGCAACTCTTTTGGCATGTATCTTTGGATATTTTTTTACTGTGATTAATGACTTAAATAGTGTATATATAGTATTGTTTGCTATTGTGGCAGGAATTGCATCAATCTTATCTCAAATTGGTGATTTGGCTGCATCAGCAATTAAAAGAAAAGTTCAAATAAAAGATTTTGGTAATCTTATTCCTGGTCATGGTGGTATATTGGACAGATTCGATAGCATAATATTTACTGCACCCTTTGTTTATTACGTTGTAACTATATTTATAAACTAA
- a CDS encoding isoprenyl transferase — MIRKVIGKNIPVHIAIIMDGNGRWAKSKNMPRTYGHSQGSNNLEKVCSEADKLGVKYVTVYAFSTENWNRPTEEVEALMNLLRKFLKDSIKKAKKNNMRVRIIGNREQLDKDIRDSINTLEEATKDLSGLSLQIALNYGSRDEMVRAMKNVINKIENKVISIEDINEDLIEKHLDTEGIPNPDLLIRTSGEQRLSNFLLWQLAYSEFYFTDKHWPEFGKKDLIEAIEHYNNRDRRFGKI, encoded by the coding sequence ATGATTAGGAAGGTAATAGGCAAAAACATACCTGTACATATAGCAATTATTATGGATGGAAACGGAAGATGGGCTAAAAGTAAAAATATGCCTAGAACATATGGACATAGTCAAGGTAGTAACAATTTAGAGAAAGTTTGTAGCGAAGCAGATAAATTAGGTGTAAAGTATGTTACTGTTTATGCTTTTTCTACAGAAAACTGGAATCGCCCTACTGAAGAAGTTGAGGCATTAATGAATTTACTAAGGAAGTTCCTTAAGGATAGTATCAAAAAAGCTAAGAAGAATAATATGCGTGTAAGAATTATTGGAAATAGAGAGCAGTTAGATAAAGATATAAGAGACAGCATCAATACTCTAGAAGAAGCAACAAAAGATTTAAGTGGTTTAAGCTTACAAATTGCTCTAAACTATGGTAGTAGAGATGAAATGGTTAGAGCAATGAAAAACGTTATTAATAAAATTGAAAATAAAGTAATATCTATAGAGGATATCAATGAAGATTTAATTGAAAAACATCTTGATACAGAGGGCATTCCAAATCCGGACTTATTAATTAGAACAAGTGGAGAGCAAAGATTGTCAAATTTCTTGTTATGGCAATTGGCTTATTCTGAATTTTACTTTACGGATAAACATTGGCCTGAGTTTGGAAAAAAAGATCTTATTGAAGCAATAGAACACTATAATAATAGAGATAGAAGATTTGGTAAAATATAA
- the frr gene encoding ribosome recycling factor yields the protein MLADLKQFETKMEKTIETLEEDFNTIRAGRANPHVLDKIKVDYYGQPTALQQVGNISVPEARMILIQPWDSSIIKDIEKAINVSDIGITPNNDGKVIRLIFPELTEERRQDLSKDVKKKGEGAKVAIRNIRRDANDFYKKLHKNNDITEDDLRDVEDEIQKITDKFIESIDKKVEAKAKEILTV from the coding sequence ATGTTAGCTGATTTAAAACAATTTGAAACCAAAATGGAAAAAACAATTGAAACGTTAGAGGAAGACTTTAATACCATAAGAGCAGGTCGTGCAAACCCTCATGTTTTAGATAAAATTAAAGTTGACTACTATGGACAACCTACTGCATTACAACAAGTTGGTAATATTTCTGTTCCAGAAGCAAGAATGATTTTAATTCAACCTTGGGATTCTTCAATTATTAAAGACATTGAAAAAGCAATTAATGTATCTGATATCGGTATAACCCCTAATAATGATGGAAAAGTAATTAGACTTATTTTCCCAGAGTTAACGGAAGAGAGAAGACAAGATTTATCTAAAGATGTTAAGAAAAAAGGCGAAGGTGCAAAAGTAGCTATTAGAAACATTCGTAGAGATGCAAATGATTTTTATAAGAAGCTACATAAAAACAATGACATAACAGAAGATGATTTAAGAGATGTTGAAGATGAAATTCAAAAAATCACTGACAAATTTATCGAATCTATTGATAAAAAGGTTGAAGCAAAAGCAAAAGAAATACTTACGGTATAA